Genomic window (Rhododendron vialii isolate Sample 1 chromosome 4a, ASM3025357v1):
attttctctcacAAGTGATCATAAGATATATAACACTTTGTGAAATCTTTGTAACGAAGTGTACCCGTGATCCGttaaatctttgtaatattttttaaagatttataaaaaaaaatgcttataaaaaaagaagaagatatataACACTTCGAAATTTCCGAATGTTGAAAAGAGACAGTGATAGTTCATAAGTAGGTTGATCCTTTTTGTGGTAATTAAGTTACTAATTCTTATTAACAAGAGAAACACCAAAACCACCAAGCTAATCTAACTATATTTGTGTAGCCGTATATATACCATCTCCATCTTTGGACAACATTCTCAACAATTAATAGATTCACTGAagcagcaattgcctaggtaaGTTGATGAGTGGAATTACTCTTTtactctttttaaaaaaaaaaaaaatgctttccCACTTGTTGGGTGTCGGGTTGCCTCCCACGTCGGGAGTTTAGATTATTGTGTGCTTGTGTATAAGGGTCCTCCACTACTTACCTAGTCAGCCATTGCCTAGGTAAGTTGGTGTGTGGAAttactcctcttcttcttcaaaaaaaaaagatccatTGAAGAAAGTGGTGATCGACTTATCTATTGAAGCTAGCAACAAGCCTCCGAATGCATAGCTATTTAATCGGGGAAAGAGATTATGTTTGTgtttctcaaaaataaaaataaaaaaatcgagGAAAGTGCATGCATGGACGTTTGATTTCTcttgaataaaaacaagaatgctcGATCGTTCTACGAGCAATTCAATAAGACAATTCCGATCGAATCGGTATACGTATATATGAAATGGGATTTCATTAATTTTATCTCAATTGAAGTAACGAGCCTCCCAATATATGGCACTAGAAAGTGCGAAGGGCATATCTCAGTCCACAAATGAGTGTGTAAGAGACTAGTCGCGACTATATGCATACTAATCTTTCCTACAAGAAAGAGGAGTGCGCCCTAATAATTGTCTTTATAATTAATTCCCGTAATCTCTATAGAGCATTTCCAAACAACATTCCCATTAGAGCATAATATCAAACGCGAACATATATTTGTTCATCCCCATATCATGAGGGTGAACAATTATACTCACCAAACGTTATATTTGGTACAATTGAGTAGGCcttatttgaaagaaaaaaaaagaaacaaaatttgagGGCTCTATAGTCCTTTTTAGAGCCAAATAGCACCGGCATCTTTGAGCATTTTCTTGAGTGAGCCATTGAGTTGAAGGGTCATGACATTGTTGGCGGAGCCTACAAACCTACCGCCGATGAACACGGCCGGGACGGCAGGGTTGCACCCTAGCCTCATGAGAGCCCACTCCATCTCCCTCCCTCTCGAGTCCTCATCGAGCTCGTGAACCATAGGGCTCACCCCTTGCTCGTAAAATAGCCTCTTGATCGCGTGGCACATGCAACACGAACTCTTGCTGAAGATCACCACCGCCTTCTGCGATGCCAATTTCCCTACGCGATCCATCAAAAACCCTAatctcaaaaaaccaaaaaaaaaaagaattttaaacaaatttctATGTTGGAAAATTATGAGAGAGGGTCGGGATATAGCTTGTGATGGTATGTGTTTGAAGTACACATGAAGctctatatatagagagagagagagaggagagagagagaaggtggtgAGTTTGCAAAGTGATCAAGAAAAGGAGATGAAAAGGTGAAGGTTCTTTCAGATAATTGGATATAGATGCTGAGCAGCTCAAGACACATAACCCTCGAATTTTGATAGGGACTGACTTGTGTGGTTTACTGCGTAAGATTACGCTGTTAATTTGTGCTAAGAATCAATGAAATTGTGTATAAGAATTAATTCTAATGCTGCCCCAAAGCACAAccatgtggaaaaaaaaaacttatatatTAATttctagaagaaaaaaaaaaaaacttctagaATTTCAAAACTCAGTAGAGCTATGTTAATTTCTATTTATGCATTTTTTGGCATGAAGTCAGGGTGTTAGGACCAGCTTACGCGGGTCTCAACTACTAAACTCATTTTCGATCCGGTCAAAGACAAACCATTTACGCATGGTCTAGAGAATATTGTAAACTGTGCATGTTCATTTATTTTGAAGCATGGAGATAAGACATACACCAATTACACACCTAGGGGTTGCCCCAGTGGTTTGGGCATCCGCCCAAGCTTCGAGAGTACTTCTTAAGGTCTGGAGTTCGATTTCCCAACATGCGAGTACCCTGAAGTAAGTTGGGTTTGCCGTGACCGGTGTGGCCGTGCTAGCTCTCCCGGAGATTTGGATTGCATAATTGGATCGATATAGTGGCTTGGGTGTGAGACCGTTCCtccgttaaaaagaaaaaaagaggacgTACACGAATAGTTACATCACATATATCTGACGTGCAAGGTTCTGCGCATATTTCGAATAGCATTTTCTATATAGTAAAGTTGGTCCAATATCAGAGCACTTGGAATCAATATTCTAGTTGTTTGTTAAAAGTgattgaaagaaacaaaataaaataaaataaaattaagaagGTGGTGGTAATTTAGAACTTTCAggggaaaatgaaaagtgaatTTGTCACATGTCACCCTTTTGGATTGAGGGAATATAGCACAAAAGGTTCTCACGTTTTGGGCCAAAATTCTATACATGTCACACCTCTTCCAGTGACGATAGACTCAGCGAAAAGTAAGACAATGAGACCATAAGAGTGGTTGCAGGGTGAATGGATGAGATGCTCGAGGAATAAGTGACCACTTAAAACTCGCGTGAAAGCTAATCAAAAGTCTTTtgcacaaaaatctagaaatgcTATCACTGTTTAAAATCAATGTCAGTGATGGCTTAATTAACAccccttattattattattattttgtagTATTTTATTAGTAGTTacgtaattttaaattttattttaatactcaACACAGGACATTATGAACGCCTATAAGCTCAAATAGTTTCATAATTGAACACTTAATACTTTAGCACAACCAAATCCCATACATGACTatattaacaaaaatttaaaaaacacaaTTGATTCTATACCTCGCAAAAGATAGCATATCTTTAAAAATTATCCGAGATAATCTATTCGCTACAATTTCCATTAAAAGAACAATAGTGGAATTAATAGGCTGGTTTGATTCACACTTGGcttaaaataagaaaatttgcCGAGAACAATTGTAAAATCTCATGGATCTTTAAGTTTCTGATCGCACTATTCATGTTGATATATGAAATTTTGTACACAGATCGATTATTGGTATTCGCATGTTGTCCGGGAATTaaattgaaaaacatttttcccatttttctctctctatctttatcTACTAAAagcgaaaaaagaaaagaaaagaagagaaaaagcatAAGATGAGAACGTAATGTGTCATTTGGTTCTCATTCGTTCTCTTCCACTAACTTTTacatctctttcttcttttaagGACGGAATATGATGATTGTGAGCTATATGTATAAATTGGTACATACTCTGTACGACTGTACCAAATGCATGCGTTTCCGTAATCAACTCTTGCGCTGCACTCGCGCTCTTAATATTTGTTCTCTTTGCGAATTCTGGTAGTTTGACATATAATGCAAAAATGCTTTCGCGCTCACTTTTTCGCTCACGCACGCGCACGAATTATATGGATTAGCTATGCCGCACCTCACCAACTCTTACAAGCAATCTGTTTCATGCCACGAACCGCCCTcgcattcttctctctctctctctctctctctctcttatcttCAAAAAGTTGACATTCTTTCTGAAGTAGGCCGTTGTACCCACCTGGTTTCTATGAgttcttattctctctctcaatcctaAATTTGATGCATTTTTTAAAgagaaaagattttattaacttcGAATATAATAGTACATCAAGCTAATTAATACAAGGAAATATTGCAAAGGATTTGTTAGCAAGATACCAACAAACaagtgtgggcacgcgcccctgggaattttattcgtaaaattgggcgcggccctttttgttggaagagcgcggcgaaacgcctcgattcggagtcgccactcgggttttagcggtaggagcacccaaggaaccgaactcgaaaaacgtttgccacgtttgtttgattttgaaaaggcgtagaccggtccgtcgtcaccttcgatatctgaggttcgggagccatgttacgagaggggaagggttttatggcacccctctcgcccaatccggagatcagtctctactcgggcgttttataaaacatttgcatttttctctcatttgatcattttt
Coding sequences:
- the LOC131322082 gene encoding monothiol glutaredoxin-S10 encodes the protein MDRVGKLASQKAVVIFSKSSCCMCHAIKRLFYEQGVSPMVHELDEDSRGREMEWALMRLGCNPAVPAVFIGGRFVGSANNVMTLQLNGSLKKMLKDAGAIWL